One genomic window of Candidatus Methylomirabilis sp. includes the following:
- the rplF gene encoding 50S ribosomal protein L6 codes for MSRIGRLPVPIPEKVKVAVLDRTVHVEGPKGKLSLSVPPDITVEVVEGKVVCRRPSDEKRHRALHGLTRALVANMVTGVTAGFRRKLEMVGVGYRAAVQGRTLTLSVGYSRPVVYAVPAGIAVEVENQTLVTVSGSDKQLVGAVAAKIRSFRKPEPYKGKGIKYLEERIRRKAGKTGA; via the coding sequence GTGTCGCGCATCGGACGCCTCCCGGTCCCGATTCCCGAGAAGGTCAAGGTCGCCGTGCTGGACCGGACCGTGCACGTGGAGGGGCCGAAGGGCAAGCTGAGTCTGTCGGTCCCCCCGGACATCACGGTGGAGGTGGTCGAGGGGAAGGTCGTCTGCCGCCGGCCCTCCGACGAGAAGCGGCACCGGGCGCTGCACGGCCTCACCCGGGCGCTCGTGGCCAACATGGTCACCGGCGTCACGGCCGGCTTCCGCCGGAAGCTGGAGATGGTGGGGGTGGGCTACCGGGCCGCCGTCCAGGGGCGGACCCTGACCCTCTCCGTCGGGTACTCCCGACCGGTGGTCTACGCGGTTCCGGCGGGGATCGCGGTGGAGGTGGAGAACCAGACGCTCGTCACCGTTTCCGGGTCAGATAAGCAGCTGGTGGGGGCGGTGGCGGCCAAGATCCGCTCCTTCCGGAAGCCGGAGCCCTACAAGGGCAAGGGGATCAAGTACCTGGAGGAGCGGATCCGCCGCAAGGCCGGGAAGACGGGCGCCTAG